The proteins below come from a single Malus domestica chromosome 03, GDT2T_hap1 genomic window:
- the LOC103432649 gene encoding L10-interacting MYB domain-containing protein isoform X1: MGTRARTGGDRLRTVWTPEMDRYFIDLMLEQVGKGNKFDDHLFSKRAWKHMTSLFNAKFNFPYEKDVLKNRHKTLRNLYKAVKILLHQRGFSWDETRQMVTADNNAWDGYIKVHPDARSFRIKTIPYYRDLCLIYGDAAFEEKGDNVPEESSHSSETGKTAATQPTNVNQDKAEALRDIIVGEDYGVAISEKCFDVSQHAITSVPEITASNRSRTYWQPPMDCYFIDLLQEQVRKGSRVDGVFRKQAWKEMIALFNAKFGFNYDMDVLKNRHKTLKRQYNVIKNLLELDGFCWDDKRHMVTADDYVWQDYIKEHTDARQFMTRPVPYYKDLCMICDPSLDDRDCYSGQDVEQQNQVEGAKFCGALTSLQSASTSVSAEDDVVEVQESSLMCHKKRRQLENCSNQAHPKRSREADGGMASALREMASAVSLLSDKKRYDANMNSGSIESVIEAIQALPDMDEDLVLDACDLLEDEKKAKTFMALGVKLRKKWLTRKLRPQLAT; this comes from the exons ATGGGTACCCGTGCCCGAACTGGTGGTGATCGCCTAAGAACGGTCTGGACCCCTGAAATGGATCGATATTTCATTGATCTCATGTTAGAGCAAGTTGGCaaaggaaataaatttgatGATCATTTATTTAGCAAGCGTGCCTGGAAGCATATGACATCCTTGTTCAATGCAAAATTCAACTTCCCCTATGAAAAAGATGTTCTGAAAAATCGGCACAAAACACTAAGGAATTTGTACAAGGCTGTAAAAATTCTCCTTCATCAGAGGGGATTCAGTTGGGATGAAACGCGACAAATGGTGACTGCTGATAATAATGCCTGGGATGGATATATTAAG GTACACCCAGATGCACGGTCATTCAGAATAAAAACCATCCCTTATTATCGTGATTTGTGTTTGATATATGGCGATGCAGCATTCGAAGAGAAAG GTGATAATGTTCCTGAGGAGTCATCACATTCAAGCGAGACTGGTAAAACAGCAGCCACACAGCCGACGAACGTTAATCAGGACAAAGCAGAGGCTCTTCGTGATATCATTGTTGGTGAGGATTATGGAGTCGCTATCTcggaaaaatgttttgatgttaGCCAGCATGCTATTACAAGTGTTCCTGAAATCACAGCTAGTAATCGCTCCAGAACTTACTGGCAGCCGCCCATGGACTGTTATTTCATTGACCTTTTGCAAGAACAGGTGCGGAAAGGCAGCAGGGTTGATGGTGTGTTTCGTAAACAAGCTTGGAAGGAGATGATAGCATTATTCAATGCTAAGTTTGGCTTTAATTATGATATGGATGTTCTTAAAAATCGGCACAAAACTCTGAAAAGGCAATATAATGTTATAAAGAATCTACTTGAATTAGATGGCTTTTGTTGGGATGATAAGCGCCATATGGTGACAGCTGATGATTATGTTTGGCAGGATTATATTAAG GAACATACTGATGCAAGGCAGTTCATGACCCGACCTGTCCCATATTATAAAGATTTATGCATGATATGTGATCCAAGTCTTGATGACAGAGACTGCTATTCAGGTCAAGATGTAGAGCAACAAAATCAAGTTGAAGGCGCCAAGTTTTGTGGAGCATTAACTAGTCTTCAGTCTGCATCTACATCAGTTTCCGCGGAGGATGATGTTGTTGAGGTGCAGGAGTCGAGCCTTATGTGCCATAAGAAAAGGCGTCAACTAGAAAACTGCTCAAATCAGGCTCATCCAAAAAGATCCCGAGAAGCAGATGGTGGCATGGCTAGTGCTCTTCGTGAGATGGCATCTGCTGTTTCGTTGCTGTCAGATAAGAAGAGATATGATGCGAACATGAACTCTGGCTCAATAGAAAGTGTGATTGAAGCAATACAAGCATTACCAGACATGGATGAAGACCTCGTGTTAGATGCTTGTGATTTGCTAGAGGATGAAAAGAAGGCAAAAACATTTATGGCATTGGGTGTTAAATTACGAAAGAAGTGGTTAACGAGGAAACTTCGGCCGCAGTTGGCAACGTAG
- the LOC103432649 gene encoding L10-interacting MYB domain-containing protein isoform X2, giving the protein MPGMDILRLWFQVHPDARSFRIKTIPYYRDLCLIYGDAAFEEKGDNVPEESSHSSETGKTAATQPTNVNQDKAEALRDIIVGEDYGVAISEKCFDVSQHAITSVPEITASNRSRTYWQPPMDCYFIDLLQEQVRKGSRVDGVFRKQAWKEMIALFNAKFGFNYDMDVLKNRHKTLKRQYNVIKNLLELDGFCWDDKRHMVTADDYVWQDYIKEHTDARQFMTRPVPYYKDLCMICDPSLDDRDCYSGQDVEQQNQVEGAKFCGALTSLQSASTSVSAEDDVVEVQESSLMCHKKRRQLENCSNQAHPKRSREADGGMASALREMASAVSLLSDKKRYDANMNSGSIESVIEAIQALPDMDEDLVLDACDLLEDEKKAKTFMALGVKLRKKWLTRKLRPQLAT; this is encoded by the exons ATGCCTGGGATGGATATATTAAG ATTATGGTTTCAGGTACACCCAGATGCACGGTCATTCAGAATAAAAACCATCCCTTATTATCGTGATTTGTGTTTGATATATGGCGATGCAGCATTCGAAGAGAAAG GTGATAATGTTCCTGAGGAGTCATCACATTCAAGCGAGACTGGTAAAACAGCAGCCACACAGCCGACGAACGTTAATCAGGACAAAGCAGAGGCTCTTCGTGATATCATTGTTGGTGAGGATTATGGAGTCGCTATCTcggaaaaatgttttgatgttaGCCAGCATGCTATTACAAGTGTTCCTGAAATCACAGCTAGTAATCGCTCCAGAACTTACTGGCAGCCGCCCATGGACTGTTATTTCATTGACCTTTTGCAAGAACAGGTGCGGAAAGGCAGCAGGGTTGATGGTGTGTTTCGTAAACAAGCTTGGAAGGAGATGATAGCATTATTCAATGCTAAGTTTGGCTTTAATTATGATATGGATGTTCTTAAAAATCGGCACAAAACTCTGAAAAGGCAATATAATGTTATAAAGAATCTACTTGAATTAGATGGCTTTTGTTGGGATGATAAGCGCCATATGGTGACAGCTGATGATTATGTTTGGCAGGATTATATTAAG GAACATACTGATGCAAGGCAGTTCATGACCCGACCTGTCCCATATTATAAAGATTTATGCATGATATGTGATCCAAGTCTTGATGACAGAGACTGCTATTCAGGTCAAGATGTAGAGCAACAAAATCAAGTTGAAGGCGCCAAGTTTTGTGGAGCATTAACTAGTCTTCAGTCTGCATCTACATCAGTTTCCGCGGAGGATGATGTTGTTGAGGTGCAGGAGTCGAGCCTTATGTGCCATAAGAAAAGGCGTCAACTAGAAAACTGCTCAAATCAGGCTCATCCAAAAAGATCCCGAGAAGCAGATGGTGGCATGGCTAGTGCTCTTCGTGAGATGGCATCTGCTGTTTCGTTGCTGTCAGATAAGAAGAGATATGATGCGAACATGAACTCTGGCTCAATAGAAAGTGTGATTGAAGCAATACAAGCATTACCAGACATGGATGAAGACCTCGTGTTAGATGCTTGTGATTTGCTAGAGGATGAAAAGAAGGCAAAAACATTTATGGCATTGGGTGTTAAATTACGAAAGAAGTGGTTAACGAGGAAACTTCGGCCGCAGTTGGCAACGTAG
- the LOC103432650 gene encoding uncharacterized protein isoform X3 produces the protein MLENPPSAAAAAADPGAVVKRYAPPNQRYSFRSSMNRPLNRRKSAGWAAAMRCFNDPSVDLPERPVMYTGSSSAWGPFLLPHQLMASTVGAGSPGSPMDFFSEPCRSKNISSAGFET, from the exons ATGCTGGAAAATCCTCCATCAGCGGCAGCAGCCGCAGCAGATCCAGGGGCGGTCGTGAAGCGCTATGCTCCTCCCAATCAGAGGTATTCGTTTCGTTCTTCCAT GAATCGTCCTCTTAACAGACGCAAATCCGCAG GTTGGGCAGCTGCAATGCGTTGCTTCAACGATCCATCTGTAGATCTACCAG AAAGACCAGTAATGTACACAGGAAGCAGCTCAGCATGGGGtcccttcctccttcctcatcAG TTAATGGCTTCGACAGTCGGTGCTGGGTCTCCTGGTTCACCAATGGACTTCTTCAGCGAACCTTGTCGTTCAAAGAACATTTCCAGTGCCGGTTTCGAGACTTAG
- the LOC103432650 gene encoding uncharacterized protein isoform X1 — MLENPPSAAAAAADPGAVVKRYAPPNQRYSFRSSMNRPLNRRKSADRFDRTNNPHGGSDLEKSQISSSRNISVMDHGDGSSSSLLNENSRGLIALEGCCTSEAFQLLHSRWAAAMRCFNDPSVDLPERPVMYTGSSSAWGPFLLPHQLMASTVGAGSPGSPMDFFSEPCRSKNISSAGFET; from the exons ATGCTGGAAAATCCTCCATCAGCGGCAGCAGCCGCAGCAGATCCAGGGGCGGTCGTGAAGCGCTATGCTCCTCCCAATCAGAGGTATTCGTTTCGTTCTTCCAT GAATCGTCCTCTTAACAGACGCAAATCCGCAG ATCGGTTTGATCGAACTAACAATCCTCATGGCGGGAGTGATCTGGAGAAGAGTCAAATTTCTAGTTCAAGAAATATTTCTGTTATGGATCATGGGGATGGAAGCAGCAGCAGTCTTCTGAATGAGAACTCTCGGGGGTTAATAGCTCTAGAGGGGTGTTGCACCAGTGAAGCTTTCCAGCTCTTACATAGTC GTTGGGCAGCTGCAATGCGTTGCTTCAACGATCCATCTGTAGATCTACCAG AAAGACCAGTAATGTACACAGGAAGCAGCTCAGCATGGGGtcccttcctccttcctcatcAG TTAATGGCTTCGACAGTCGGTGCTGGGTCTCCTGGTTCACCAATGGACTTCTTCAGCGAACCTTGTCGTTCAAAGAACATTTCCAGTGCCGGTTTCGAGACTTAG
- the LOC103432650 gene encoding uncharacterized protein isoform X2, protein MLENPPSAAAAAADPGAVVKRYAPPNQRNRPLNRRKSADRFDRTNNPHGGSDLEKSQISSSRNISVMDHGDGSSSSLLNENSRGLIALEGCCTSEAFQLLHSRWAAAMRCFNDPSVDLPERPVMYTGSSSAWGPFLLPHQLMASTVGAGSPGSPMDFFSEPCRSKNISSAGFET, encoded by the exons ATGCTGGAAAATCCTCCATCAGCGGCAGCAGCCGCAGCAGATCCAGGGGCGGTCGTGAAGCGCTATGCTCCTCCCAATCAGAG GAATCGTCCTCTTAACAGACGCAAATCCGCAG ATCGGTTTGATCGAACTAACAATCCTCATGGCGGGAGTGATCTGGAGAAGAGTCAAATTTCTAGTTCAAGAAATATTTCTGTTATGGATCATGGGGATGGAAGCAGCAGCAGTCTTCTGAATGAGAACTCTCGGGGGTTAATAGCTCTAGAGGGGTGTTGCACCAGTGAAGCTTTCCAGCTCTTACATAGTC GTTGGGCAGCTGCAATGCGTTGCTTCAACGATCCATCTGTAGATCTACCAG AAAGACCAGTAATGTACACAGGAAGCAGCTCAGCATGGGGtcccttcctccttcctcatcAG TTAATGGCTTCGACAGTCGGTGCTGGGTCTCCTGGTTCACCAATGGACTTCTTCAGCGAACCTTGTCGTTCAAAGAACATTTCCAGTGCCGGTTTCGAGACTTAG
- the LOC103432650 gene encoding uncharacterized protein isoform X4, translating to MLENPPSAAAAAADPGAVVKRYAPPNQRNRPLNRRKSAGWAAAMRCFNDPSVDLPERPVMYTGSSSAWGPFLLPHQLMASTVGAGSPGSPMDFFSEPCRSKNISSAGFET from the exons ATGCTGGAAAATCCTCCATCAGCGGCAGCAGCCGCAGCAGATCCAGGGGCGGTCGTGAAGCGCTATGCTCCTCCCAATCAGAG GAATCGTCCTCTTAACAGACGCAAATCCGCAG GTTGGGCAGCTGCAATGCGTTGCTTCAACGATCCATCTGTAGATCTACCAG AAAGACCAGTAATGTACACAGGAAGCAGCTCAGCATGGGGtcccttcctccttcctcatcAG TTAATGGCTTCGACAGTCGGTGCTGGGTCTCCTGGTTCACCAATGGACTTCTTCAGCGAACCTTGTCGTTCAAAGAACATTTCCAGTGCCGGTTTCGAGACTTAG
- the LOC103432698 gene encoding uncharacterized protein isoform X2, which yields MEGEAAAAEGRHPLKPHPLFNNHNSWKHKLRENCYKRVREDRRRLLWKMRMLPTPQILNHIPNGLIKSAFQDIVSAELEKIKESSLDENVRSSTSVPEANDVLWEYDGLTNIYQGDCEEILLAMQRIFYEDLTTHPTRKEEICVETWEDEEDEYLSQAIYEHMQLNDKQMDREEVWCPVCKHGVLQENYNLIYCTLCKVQLNKANEVNLEIMRGRLAEVHTEHLDRGCKLKPKFCIETRFNITALMHTHCFHRESCYNHPHIFILFLFSPRTYFKSINLILYLF from the exons ATGGAGGGAGAAGCAGCCGCAGCAGAAGGGCGGCATCCTCTGAAACCCCATCCTCTTTTCAATAACCATAACAGCTGGAAACATAAG CTGAGAGAGAACTGTTACAAAAGGGTTCGAGAAGACAGAAGGCGGTTGCTTTGGAAGATGAGAATGCTGCCCACTCCACAAATTCTCAATCATATTCCAAAT GGTTTGATCAAATCTGCATTCCAGGACATAGTTTCTGCTGAATTGGAAAAAATTAAGGAATCGTCATTGGATGAAAATGTAAGGAGTTCAACATCTGTCCCTGAGGCCAATGATGTGTTATGGGAATACGATGGCCTTACAAATATATACCAAGGTGATTGTGAAGAGATATTGTTAGCAATGCAAAGGATCTTTTATGAAGACCTGACTACTCATCCAActagaaaagaag AAATATGTGTTGAAACATGGGAAGATGAAGAGGATGAGTATTTGTCCCAGGCAATTTATGAGCATATGCAACTGAATGACAAGCAG ATGGACAGGGAGGAAGTTTGGTGCCCCGTCTGTAAGCACGGAGTACTACAAGAGAATTACAACCTAATATACTGCACTTTATGCAAAGTTCAGCTCAACAAAGCCAATGAG GTTAATTTGGAAATAATGCGGGGCAGGCTAGCAGAAGTTCACACAGAGCATCTTGATCGTGGCTGCAAACTGAAACCCAAGTTTTGCATCGAGACTAGATTTAATATAACTGCACT CATGCACACGCACTGTTTCCATAGGGAAAGCTGTTACAACCACCCCCATATTTTTATTCTATTTCTATTTTCCCCTAGAACATattttaaatctatcaatttaatCCTTTATCTCTTTTAA
- the LOC103432698 gene encoding uncharacterized protein isoform X6, with protein MEGEAAAAEGRHPLKPHPLFNNHNSWKHKLRENCYKRVREDRRRLLWKMRMLPTPQILNHIPNGLIKSAFQDIVSAELEKIKESSLDENVRSSTSVPEANDVLWEYDGLTNIYQGDCEEILLAMQRIFYEDLTTHPTRKEETEICVETWEDEEDEYLSQAIYEHMQLNDKQMDREEVWCPVCKHGVLQENYNLIYCTLCKVQLNKANEASRSSHRAS; from the exons ATGGAGGGAGAAGCAGCCGCAGCAGAAGGGCGGCATCCTCTGAAACCCCATCCTCTTTTCAATAACCATAACAGCTGGAAACATAAG CTGAGAGAGAACTGTTACAAAAGGGTTCGAGAAGACAGAAGGCGGTTGCTTTGGAAGATGAGAATGCTGCCCACTCCACAAATTCTCAATCATATTCCAAAT GGTTTGATCAAATCTGCATTCCAGGACATAGTTTCTGCTGAATTGGAAAAAATTAAGGAATCGTCATTGGATGAAAATGTAAGGAGTTCAACATCTGTCCCTGAGGCCAATGATGTGTTATGGGAATACGATGGCCTTACAAATATATACCAAGGTGATTGTGAAGAGATATTGTTAGCAATGCAAAGGATCTTTTATGAAGACCTGACTACTCATCCAActagaaaagaag AAACAGAAATATGTGTTGAAACATGGGAAGATGAAGAGGATGAGTATTTGTCCCAGGCAATTTATGAGCATATGCAACTGAATGACAAGCAG ATGGACAGGGAGGAAGTTTGGTGCCCCGTCTGTAAGCACGGAGTACTACAAGAGAATTACAACCTAATATACTGCACTTTATGCAAAGTTCAGCTCAACAAAGCCAATGAG GCTAGCAGAAGTTCACACAGAGCATCTTGA
- the LOC103432698 gene encoding uncharacterized protein isoform X3, which produces MEGEAAAAEGRHPLKPHPLFNNHNSWKHKLRENCYKRVREDRRRLLWKMRMLPTPQILNHIPNGLIKSAFQDIVSAELEKIKESSLDENVRSSTSVPEANDVLWEYDGLTNIYQGDCEEILLAMQRIFYEDLTTHPTRKEETEICVETWEDEEDEYLSQAIYEHMQLNDKQMDREEVWCPVCKHGVLQENYNLIYCTLCKVQLNKANEVNLEIMRGRLAEVHTEHLDRGCKLKPKFCIETRFNITALYVFCAGCNTFEIVI; this is translated from the exons ATGGAGGGAGAAGCAGCCGCAGCAGAAGGGCGGCATCCTCTGAAACCCCATCCTCTTTTCAATAACCATAACAGCTGGAAACATAAG CTGAGAGAGAACTGTTACAAAAGGGTTCGAGAAGACAGAAGGCGGTTGCTTTGGAAGATGAGAATGCTGCCCACTCCACAAATTCTCAATCATATTCCAAAT GGTTTGATCAAATCTGCATTCCAGGACATAGTTTCTGCTGAATTGGAAAAAATTAAGGAATCGTCATTGGATGAAAATGTAAGGAGTTCAACATCTGTCCCTGAGGCCAATGATGTGTTATGGGAATACGATGGCCTTACAAATATATACCAAGGTGATTGTGAAGAGATATTGTTAGCAATGCAAAGGATCTTTTATGAAGACCTGACTACTCATCCAActagaaaagaag AAACAGAAATATGTGTTGAAACATGGGAAGATGAAGAGGATGAGTATTTGTCCCAGGCAATTTATGAGCATATGCAACTGAATGACAAGCAG ATGGACAGGGAGGAAGTTTGGTGCCCCGTCTGTAAGCACGGAGTACTACAAGAGAATTACAACCTAATATACTGCACTTTATGCAAAGTTCAGCTCAACAAAGCCAATGAG GTTAATTTGGAAATAATGCGGGGCAGGCTAGCAGAAGTTCACACAGAGCATCTTGATCGTGGCTGCAAACTGAAACCCAAGTTTTGCATCGAGACTAGATTTAATATAACTGCACTGTACGTTTTCTGTGCTGGTTGTAATACATTTGAGATTGTAATATAG
- the LOC103432698 gene encoding uncharacterized protein isoform X1: MEGEAAAAEGRHPLKPHPLFNNHNSWKHKLRENCYKRVREDRRRLLWKMRMLPTPQILNHIPNGLIKSAFQDIVSAELEKIKESSLDENVRSSTSVPEANDVLWEYDGLTNIYQGDCEEILLAMQRIFYEDLTTHPTRKEETEICVETWEDEEDEYLSQAIYEHMQLNDKQMDREEVWCPVCKHGVLQENYNLIYCTLCKVQLNKANEVNLEIMRGRLAEVHTEHLDRGCKLKPKFCIETRFNITALMHTHCFHRESCYNHPHIFILFLFSPRTYFKSINLILYLF; encoded by the exons ATGGAGGGAGAAGCAGCCGCAGCAGAAGGGCGGCATCCTCTGAAACCCCATCCTCTTTTCAATAACCATAACAGCTGGAAACATAAG CTGAGAGAGAACTGTTACAAAAGGGTTCGAGAAGACAGAAGGCGGTTGCTTTGGAAGATGAGAATGCTGCCCACTCCACAAATTCTCAATCATATTCCAAAT GGTTTGATCAAATCTGCATTCCAGGACATAGTTTCTGCTGAATTGGAAAAAATTAAGGAATCGTCATTGGATGAAAATGTAAGGAGTTCAACATCTGTCCCTGAGGCCAATGATGTGTTATGGGAATACGATGGCCTTACAAATATATACCAAGGTGATTGTGAAGAGATATTGTTAGCAATGCAAAGGATCTTTTATGAAGACCTGACTACTCATCCAActagaaaagaag AAACAGAAATATGTGTTGAAACATGGGAAGATGAAGAGGATGAGTATTTGTCCCAGGCAATTTATGAGCATATGCAACTGAATGACAAGCAG ATGGACAGGGAGGAAGTTTGGTGCCCCGTCTGTAAGCACGGAGTACTACAAGAGAATTACAACCTAATATACTGCACTTTATGCAAAGTTCAGCTCAACAAAGCCAATGAG GTTAATTTGGAAATAATGCGGGGCAGGCTAGCAGAAGTTCACACAGAGCATCTTGATCGTGGCTGCAAACTGAAACCCAAGTTTTGCATCGAGACTAGATTTAATATAACTGCACT CATGCACACGCACTGTTTCCATAGGGAAAGCTGTTACAACCACCCCCATATTTTTATTCTATTTCTATTTTCCCCTAGAACATattttaaatctatcaatttaatCCTTTATCTCTTTTAA
- the LOC103432698 gene encoding uncharacterized protein isoform X5, with translation MEGEAAAAEGRHPLKPHPLFNNHNSWKHKLRENCYKRVREDRRRLLWKMRMLPTPQILNHIPNGLIKSAFQDIVSAELEKIKESSLDENVRSSTSVPEANDVLWEYDGLTNIYQGDCEEILLAMQRIFYEDLTTHPTRKEETEICVETWEDEEDEYLSQAIYEHMQLNDKQMDREEVWCPVCKHGVLQENYNLIYCTLCKVQLNKANEVNLEIMRGRLAEVHTEHLDRGCKLKPKFCIETRFNITAL, from the exons ATGGAGGGAGAAGCAGCCGCAGCAGAAGGGCGGCATCCTCTGAAACCCCATCCTCTTTTCAATAACCATAACAGCTGGAAACATAAG CTGAGAGAGAACTGTTACAAAAGGGTTCGAGAAGACAGAAGGCGGTTGCTTTGGAAGATGAGAATGCTGCCCACTCCACAAATTCTCAATCATATTCCAAAT GGTTTGATCAAATCTGCATTCCAGGACATAGTTTCTGCTGAATTGGAAAAAATTAAGGAATCGTCATTGGATGAAAATGTAAGGAGTTCAACATCTGTCCCTGAGGCCAATGATGTGTTATGGGAATACGATGGCCTTACAAATATATACCAAGGTGATTGTGAAGAGATATTGTTAGCAATGCAAAGGATCTTTTATGAAGACCTGACTACTCATCCAActagaaaagaag AAACAGAAATATGTGTTGAAACATGGGAAGATGAAGAGGATGAGTATTTGTCCCAGGCAATTTATGAGCATATGCAACTGAATGACAAGCAG ATGGACAGGGAGGAAGTTTGGTGCCCCGTCTGTAAGCACGGAGTACTACAAGAGAATTACAACCTAATATACTGCACTTTATGCAAAGTTCAGCTCAACAAAGCCAATGAG GTTAATTTGGAAATAATGCGGGGCAGGCTAGCAGAAGTTCACACAGAGCATCTTGATCGTGGCTGCAAACTGAAACCCAAGTTTTGCATCGAGACTAGATTTAATATAACTGCACT gtga
- the LOC103432698 gene encoding uncharacterized protein isoform X4, with the protein MEGEAAAAEGRHPLKPHPLFNNHNSWKHKLRENCYKRVREDRRRLLWKMRMLPTPQILNHIPNGLIKSAFQDIVSAELEKIKESSLDENVRSSTSVPEANDVLWEYDGLTNIYQGDCEEILLAMQRIFYEDLTTHPTRKEEICVETWEDEEDEYLSQAIYEHMQLNDKQMDREEVWCPVCKHGVLQENYNLIYCTLCKVQLNKANEVNLEIMRGRLAEVHTEHLDRGCKLKPKFCIETRFNITALYVFCAGCNTFEIVI; encoded by the exons ATGGAGGGAGAAGCAGCCGCAGCAGAAGGGCGGCATCCTCTGAAACCCCATCCTCTTTTCAATAACCATAACAGCTGGAAACATAAG CTGAGAGAGAACTGTTACAAAAGGGTTCGAGAAGACAGAAGGCGGTTGCTTTGGAAGATGAGAATGCTGCCCACTCCACAAATTCTCAATCATATTCCAAAT GGTTTGATCAAATCTGCATTCCAGGACATAGTTTCTGCTGAATTGGAAAAAATTAAGGAATCGTCATTGGATGAAAATGTAAGGAGTTCAACATCTGTCCCTGAGGCCAATGATGTGTTATGGGAATACGATGGCCTTACAAATATATACCAAGGTGATTGTGAAGAGATATTGTTAGCAATGCAAAGGATCTTTTATGAAGACCTGACTACTCATCCAActagaaaagaag AAATATGTGTTGAAACATGGGAAGATGAAGAGGATGAGTATTTGTCCCAGGCAATTTATGAGCATATGCAACTGAATGACAAGCAG ATGGACAGGGAGGAAGTTTGGTGCCCCGTCTGTAAGCACGGAGTACTACAAGAGAATTACAACCTAATATACTGCACTTTATGCAAAGTTCAGCTCAACAAAGCCAATGAG GTTAATTTGGAAATAATGCGGGGCAGGCTAGCAGAAGTTCACACAGAGCATCTTGATCGTGGCTGCAAACTGAAACCCAAGTTTTGCATCGAGACTAGATTTAATATAACTGCACTGTACGTTTTCTGTGCTGGTTGTAATACATTTGAGATTGTAATATAG